In Methylobacterium aquaticum, the following are encoded in one genomic region:
- a CDS encoding DUF29 domain-containing protein: MTAATRKSKPAPARPAPPLPMTAYAEDIYGWAMEQAAALRAGNLSVLDRENLAEEIESLGRSEFNRLVSFYALVQLHMLKWQHQPSHRCASWAVSISTHRKHVSLTIADNPSLKSRLDEAFERAYLQARHDAISETGLAPAIFPIDCPFTRDEAMSIPFLYE; the protein is encoded by the coding sequence GTGACCGCCGCGACCCGTAAATCCAAGCCGGCTCCTGCTCGGCCGGCTCCCCCGCTGCCGATGACCGCCTATGCCGAAGACATCTACGGCTGGGCGATGGAGCAGGCTGCCGCTCTGCGCGCCGGCAATCTGTCGGTGCTCGATCGTGAGAACCTGGCCGAGGAGATCGAGAGCTTGGGCCGGTCGGAGTTCAATCGCCTCGTCAGCTTCTACGCCCTGGTCCAGCTTCACATGCTCAAGTGGCAGCATCAGCCGAGCCATCGCTGCGCGAGTTGGGCCGTCTCGATCTCGACACATCGCAAGCATGTGAGCTTGACGATCGCCGACAACCCGAGCTTGAAGTCGCGTCTCGACGAAGCATTCGAGCGCGCCTATCTGCAGGCGCGGCACGATGCGATCAGCGAGACCGGCCTCGCTCCGGCAATATTTCCGATCGACTGTCCCTTCACGCGCGACGAGGCGATGTCAATCCCCTTCCTCTACGAGTAG
- a CDS encoding DUF29 domain-containing protein translates to MTRKSKPEPARSALCPATAYADDMYGWAMEQAAALRAGDLSALDREHLAEEIESLGRSELRSLVSAWRVVLLHMLKFDHQPARQTRSWALSIRDQRDEAADILADSPGLKSRLDDAMARAYRGARVDAARETGLPLRTFPETCPYTRDDMLTRDFPIDSNS, encoded by the coding sequence GTGACCCGTAAATCCAAGCCGGAGCCGGCGCGATCGGCCTTGTGCCCGGCAACGGCTTATGCCGACGACATGTACGGCTGGGCGATGGAGCAGGCCGCGGCCTTGCGCGCCGGTGACCTCTCCGCCCTCGACCGCGAGCATCTGGCGGAGGAGATCGAGAGCTTGGGGCGCTCCGAACTGAGGAGCCTCGTCAGCGCCTGGCGGGTCGTATTGCTGCATATGCTGAAATTCGACCACCAGCCAGCGCGGCAGACGAGGAGCTGGGCACTGTCGATCCGTGACCAGCGCGACGAGGCGGCCGACATTCTCGCCGACAGCCCCGGCCTGAAAAGCCGGCTCGACGACGCGATGGCCCGCGCTTATCGCGGCGCCCGGGTCGATGCCGCGCGGGAGACCGGTCTCCCGCTGCGGACCTTTCCCGAGACATGCCCTTACACGCGCGACGACATGCTCACGCGCGACTTCCCCATCGACTCGAACTCCTGA